A region of the Salifodinibacter halophilus genome:
GACCGCATTCCGCTCGGTCGCCACCGCGGTGCTCGACCGCAAGCGCCTGACCTTCGAATACCGCGCCCGCTCCACCGACGAGCGCACCCGCCGCAGCGTGTCGCCGCAGCGGCTGACGCACTATCGCGAAAACTGGTACCTCGATGCCTGGGACCACGAACGTGATGCGCTGCGCAGCTTCTCGGTCGACCGCATCAGCGCGGCCAAGGTCGGCGAGGACGCGGCGCGCGATGTCGCCGACG
Encoded here:
- a CDS encoding WYL domain-containing protein, coding for TAFRSVATAVLDRKRLTFEYRARSTDERTRRSVSPQRLTHYRENWYLDAWDHERDALRSFSVDRISAAKVGEDAARDVAD